In Vigna angularis cultivar LongXiaoDou No.4 chromosome 8, ASM1680809v1, whole genome shotgun sequence, one DNA window encodes the following:
- the LOC108344064 gene encoding secoisolariciresinol dehydrogenase, which translates to MQYYCCKILRRLEGNVALITGGARGTGACMVKLFSKHGAKVVIADIQDELGKAVQADIGTESASYIHCDVSKEKDVENAVNMAVSKYGKLDIMVNNAATIDKLKPSILDNDVAEFERVVRVNLIGPFLGTKHAARVMIPAKKGSIITIGSVSSSVGGVASHAYTSSKHAIVGLARNTAAELGQFGIRVNSLSCYYLGNELAKEFFNDEKFSKVYSNLKGVTLTEEDVAQAAVYLASDESKYISGHDLAVDGGFTTINPIFGQFAQS; encoded by the coding sequence ATGCAATACTATTGTTGTAAAATTTTGCGCAGACTAGAAGGAAACGTGGCGTTGATTACTGGTGGGGCAAGGGGCACTGGTGCGTGCATGGTAAAGCTCTTCAGCAAACATGGGGCAAAGGTTGTGATAGCAGACATTCAAGATGAGCTAGGTAAAGCAGTTCAAGCTGACATTGGAACTGAATCTGCATCTTACATACACTGTGATGTGTCCAAAGAAAAGGATGTTGAAAATGCAGTGAACATGGCTGTGTCCAAGTACGGAAAGCTAGACATAATGGTGAACAATGCTGCAACAATAGATAAGCTAAAACCCAGCATTCTTGACAACGATGTGGCTGAATTCGAACGTGTTGTGAGAGTGAATCTGATAGGTCCGTTCTTGGGAACAAAGCATGCAGCTAGAGTGATGATTCCAGCCAAAAAGGGTAGCATAATAACAATAGGAAGTGTGAGTTCAAGCGTTGGAGGTGTTGCATCTCACGCATACACAAGTTCTAAACATGCCATTGTGGGACTGGCAAGGAATACAGCAGCTGAACTTGGACAATTTGGCATCAGAGTGAATTCCCTGTCATGTTATTACCTTGGTAATGAACTTGCAAAAGAGTTCTTCAATGATGAAAAGTTCTCAAAAGTCTATTCAAATCTTAAAGGGGTTACTTTGACAGAAGAAGATGTAGCACAAGCTGCAGTCTATTTGGCAAGTGATGAGTCTAAGTACATCAGTGGACATGATCTTGCAGTTGATGGTGGCTTTACAACTATTAATCCAATTTTCGGTCAGTTTGCACAATCCTAA